In Methanobacterium paludis, the following proteins share a genomic window:
- the cofD gene encoding 2-phospho-L-lactate transferase, with protein sequence MITILSGGTGTPKLIQGIVKLIDPKDINIVVNTLENSYFSGVYVAADVDTVMYTLAEIINEKTWYGIDNDTFITHETLKEINCPETLKIGDRDRATKIQKTMLMEQYPLSKVVNIQRKSLGVESHVIPMSDEESHLKIKTDEGDMEFHKFLIERRGEPEVLDLEYNSVKPAHGVIESIEEADLVVIGPSNPVTSIGPIISMEGVSDALKKSYVTAVSPIIGGTPVSGPAAKFMRALGHEVSCRGVAAMYQEFLDKFIVDTEDRVYKKEIEKLISDVVVTNTNMKNIGDKMMLARSILGEIL encoded by the coding sequence GTTAATTGACCCTAAAGATATTAACATCGTTGTTAACACCCTTGAAAACTCCTATTTCTCTGGTGTTTACGTTGCAGCAGATGTTGACACCGTTATGTACACCCTTGCAGAGATCATCAACGAAAAAACATGGTACGGTATTGACAATGATACCTTTATAACACATGAAACTTTAAAGGAGATTAACTGCCCTGAAACCCTTAAAATTGGAGATAGGGACAGGGCCACAAAGATACAAAAAACCATGCTCATGGAACAGTATCCTCTTTCGAAGGTTGTTAACATCCAGAGGAAGTCCCTGGGTGTTGAATCCCACGTAATACCCATGAGCGATGAAGAATCTCACTTAAAGATAAAAACAGATGAGGGGGATATGGAGTTCCACAAGTTTCTCATTGAGAGACGTGGAGAACCTGAGGTTCTTGATCTTGAGTACAACAGCGTTAAACCTGCACATGGAGTTATTGAATCCATTGAAGAAGCAGATTTGGTGGTCATTGGACCTTCAAACCCTGTGACATCAATAGGACCCATAATATCCATGGAAGGCGTTTCAGATGCCCTTAAAAAATCTTATGTTACTGCAGTTTCGCCCATAATTGGTGGAACTCCTGTTAGCGGCCCAGCTGCAAAGTTCATGAGAGCTTTAGGGCATGAGGTATCTTGTAGAGGTGTTGCGGCCATGTATCAAGAATTCTTAGACAAATTTATAGTAGATACTGAGGATCGTGTTTACAAAAAAGAAATAGAAAAACTAATATCGGATGTTGTTGTAACAAACACCAACATGAAAAACATCGGAGATAAAATGATGTTAGCCAGAAGTATTTTGGGTGAAATTTTATGA